From the genome of Solanum stenotomum isolate F172 chromosome 5, ASM1918654v1, whole genome shotgun sequence:
AAATAGTATTAATGAGGGCTTGGACAATGCCTTCTTTTAAATTGACCCTTAGGTTCTCTCTTCTTCAACACAACTATTTCCCATTTCCAAAAGcttctattctttttttcttttcctccaAAAGTTTTCAATATGGAGTTAGCTTTGAGCTTAGGAGGGGATAATACCCCAAAACCAATATTGTTTCTTGAAaaatcatcatcttcttcttcttctttacatGAGAATaaggtcaacaaagatgtaggGTTTTGCATGGTTTTAGGGAAGTCATCTAATGAAGGTGAAGATGAagttggaagaaaaaaaagatcaagaaatcatcaagAAATTAGGTCATCATCAATAGATCCATCACTTCAACTTGATCTCATCCCTTTTTCTCATGGAGTTTCTAAGAACACTTCTTCACAACTTTCCTTCCCTTGGCTCTCTCAAAATTGTGAGTATATTTTCTTCATATGTTTCAACTGTTGAagacataattaagtaaatagaTGTTGTGCTCTCTCTAGTGATTTAAGTTttctatataatgatttttcttTGTCCCTTTCTTATGGGGgttatttgttttattatcTAAAGGTTATTCAAAACATTAATCTTACAaactttctttgttttgttGAGATAAATCTTATTGCTCATATACTAATAGTGTAATGAACTTTTAACATTATTAGTGTAATTTAACTTCTATAATACATAGGTTACTTACTATGATTGttggaaattaatttttttagtgacttatataaatattttttatatcgtCAATACGTTGAACTTAATACTTTTGTTCTATATAgagtttagaagaagaaaaattgtaCTAGTGAGATAGATCCCTTTTTGGATAATTTCAAACATAatctattttacattttttaaaattatttttgttgaatcaAAATCTCAAGTTGACATTTCGAATGATTTGCCATGCTTTTTGGACTTGgtacttttttttcctttagaaAAATTGTCATAAAAAGAAAGATTGAGAGGTCGTGTAGAatgaaataataacaacatactCAATAAGACCTCACAAGTAAGATCGAAAGAGAGTGAGGTGTCTATAGactttattcttattttgtgtGATATAGAAAGGTTATTTCTGAAAAAGTCGTATAGAACATTTTATCAAAAAGTTGATTATTTGACATAATAAACAATCATTTGaattatgtatattattatttatagagCATGCTTTGATAAGGatgtaaatataatttgattaattCTTTGAAATAGATatctttattttctaataatatcAACTATTCAACAGTAGCTACTGAACCGGCCGGTTTAACAAGTGGACCGGTGTTGGACATGACTAACCGGCGGCAGTTAGTGGTGGTGGAGGAGGCGGAGGAAGGGGCGGCGCTATCGTCTCCGAATAGTGAAATATCAAGTTTTCAGATGAACTTTCCGATTTATAGAAACGGAAAGTTAATAAATATGAAGAGAGATCAATGTGAACGCGATCGCCATAATAATCGATGGggtaatattaataattattcttgTTCAAGAATAAGTGATGAAGAATTAGATGCATCAGCAAGAAAAAAACTTAGACTTACAAAAGAACAATCTGCTTTTCTTGAAGAAAGTTTCAAAGAACACAACACTCTCAATCCTGTAAGTCAAACTTCATAATCATTATTTTTCATGATTATTTTGATTTCATGTCTTGACTTTTATAATAATGATGTTACCTTAGAGGTGAACTAATTTATAGGTTCACGTAAATTCAGTGATTTTTGTAGTGTAGACATGTAGTCTGGTGCAGTAAGTTTTTGTTATGCACGGGGTTTGAGGAAGGATCGGATCATAAACACACGTATTCATGCAATAAATAGTTTTCATAGTTTAAATCTATGACTCTTGATCACATGATAACAAATTTATCTGATATGTCAAGGCTTCCCTTCTAGAGACCTTATGTATTAAGAAAATACATTAAATATCTATCAATATTTAGTTGTAAAATCAATtactataatatattaaattgaagTCACTATAAATCTTATATCTGATAAATGGTTACctcttatatatatactctaaCTCAGGAGCAGAGCTAAGTAGGGTCGAGGGGGTTTATCTGACCTCCtttgatgaaaaattatattgattatACATGATTAAGATTATATTTTGTGTCTTATATAGGAGATGTTGAATCCTCTTTTGACTTTTCATGTGCTTATATTACTTCTTCGTATTTTGAACACCTTCAGTGAAAATCATATCTTTGCCACTTGCTCTAAACCGAAAATGTGAAAATCATGATGTTGATAATGTACACTAGTTTTATAAAGTTAAAACTAATGTCATTTCTACATTAAGACACTCGATTAGCAgattttatgatatatattaaaaaaaaagttcaaattattatgttatttcttaaattattttttgtggtACAttaatgttgttgatgatgatgttctgaaatatgaaaatttataattgCAGAAACAGAAGCTTGCTCTAGCAAAACAATTAAATCTTCGTCCAAGACAAGTGGAAGTTTGGTTCCAAAATAGAAGAGCAaggtaattaattaagcattataatttatatagtatatatatcatAATACTCATAAtattaacttcaaaatttacaATTTAATCTTAATAAATCATCTATAATCATGCAAATGTCTAAGTCACCACTTGTCCAGAATACTCATACAAACTAAGACCTTATTTACACAGTTAAAAAAGACCGAAGGGAAAGGGACTAGACAATCACTTGACTACTTCTTTGGCATGCCCTAAGTACGACTAGGGTCCTCATGgtctaaaataatcaaattatcaAACATGAAACTCTTTGATAGTTACCATGAACCAGACAATCGCGAGGATTGCTG
Proteins encoded in this window:
- the LOC125865128 gene encoding homeobox-leucine zipper protein HOX11-like isoform X2; amino-acid sequence: MELALSLGGDNTPKPILFLEKSSSSSSSLHENKVNKDVGFCMVLGKSSNEGEDEVGRKKRSRNHQEIRSSSIDPSLQLDLIPFSHGVSKNTSSQLSFPWLSQNSTEPAGLTSGPVLDMTNRRQLVVVEEAEEGAALSSPNSEISSFQMNFPIYRNGKLINMKRDQCERDRHNNRWGNINNYSCSRISDEELDASARKKLRLTKEQSAFLEESFKEHNTLNPKQKLALAKQLNLRPRQVEVWFQNRRARTKLKQTEVDCEYLKKCCETLTEENKRLHKELQELRALKSSQPFYMQLPATTLTMCPSCERVVTTSAITTTTTTTPATTTTTTVAASNTVALHNHKLISVMTK
- the LOC125865128 gene encoding homeobox-leucine zipper protein HOX11-like isoform X1; translated protein: MELALSLGGDNTPKPILFLEKSSSSSSSLHENKVNKDVGFCMVLGKSSNEGEDEVGRKKRSRNHQEIRSSSIDPSLQLDLIPFSHGVSKNTSSQLSFPWLSQNLATEPAGLTSGPVLDMTNRRQLVVVEEAEEGAALSSPNSEISSFQMNFPIYRNGKLINMKRDQCERDRHNNRWGNINNYSCSRISDEELDASARKKLRLTKEQSAFLEESFKEHNTLNPKQKLALAKQLNLRPRQVEVWFQNRRARTKLKQTEVDCEYLKKCCETLTEENKRLHKELQELRALKSSQPFYMQLPATTLTMCPSCERVVTTSAITTTTTTTPATTTTTTVAASNTVALHNHKLISVMTK